A stretch of the Panthera uncia isolate 11264 chromosome D1, Puncia_PCG_1.0, whole genome shotgun sequence genome encodes the following:
- the PELI3 gene encoding E3 ubiquitin-protein ligase pellino homolog 3, whose amino-acid sequence MVLEGNPEVGSPRTSDLGHPGSQGSCVLSSPGEDAQPGEEPIKYGELIVLGCCEEGGEETEAQRGEVTGPRAHSCYNGCLASGDKGRRRSRLALSRRPHANGVKPDVMHHISTPLVSKALSNRGQHSISYTLSRSHSVIVEYTHDSDTDMFQIGRSTENMIDFVVTDTSPGGGAAEGPSAQSTISRYACRILCDRRPPYTARIYAAGFDASSNIFLGERAAKWRTPDGLMDGLTTNGVLVMHPAGGFSEDSAPGVWREISVCGNVYTLRDSRSAQQRGKLVENESNVLQDGSLIDLCGATLLWRTPAGLLRAPTLKQLEAQRQEANAARPQCPVGLSTLAFPSPARGRTAPDKQQPWVYVRCGHVHGYHGWGCRRERGPQERECPLCRLVGPYVPLWLGQEAGLCLDPGPPSHAFAPCGHVCSEKTARYWAQTPLPHGTHAFHAACPFCGAWLTGEHGCVRLIFQGPLD is encoded by the exons ATGGTGCTAGAAGGAAACCCTGAAGTGGGGTCTCCCCGAACCTCAGACCTCGGGCACCCAGGGAGCCAGGGCTCTTGTGTCCTCTCTTCTCCTGGTGAAGATGCGCAGCCAGGCGAGGAGCCCATCAAGTATGGCGAACTCATCGTCCTGGG ATGCTGtgaggaaggaggtgaggaaaccgaggctcagagaggggaagtgactggtccaagggcacacagctg CTACAATGGGTGTCTGGCAAGTGGGGACAAGGGCCGCCGGAGAAGCCGCCTGGCACTGAGCCGCCGGCCCCATGCCAACGGAGTGAAGCCAGATGTCATGCACCACATCTCCACACCGCTCGTCTCCAAG GCACTGAGTAACCGTGGCCAGCACAGCATCTCGTACACACTGTCCCGGAGCCACTCGGTCATAGTTGAATACACACATGACAGTGACACAGACATGTTCCAG ATCGGCCGTTCCACCGAGAACATGATCGACTTTGTGGTAACGGACACATCGCCTGGAGGAGGGGCCGCCGAGGGCCCCTCTGCCCAGAGCACCATCTCCCGCTATGCCTGCCGCATCCTCTGTGACCGCCGGCCGCCCTATACTGCCCGCATCTATGCTGCTGGCTTTGATGCCTCCAGCAACATCTTCCTTGGA GAGCGGGCAGCCAAGTGGCGGACCCCCGACGGCCTGATGGACGGCTTAACCACCAATGGGGTCCTGGTGATGCACCCAGCAGGCGGCTTCTCTGAGGACTCGGCCCCGGGTGTCTGGAGGGAGATATCAGTCTGTGGGAATGTGTACACTCTGAGGGACAGCCGCTCGGCACAGCAGCGAGGGAAGCTG GTGGAAAACGAGTCTAATGTGCTGCAGGACGGCTCCCTCATTGACCTGTGTGGGGCCACGCTGCTATGGCGCACGCCAGCAGGGCTGCTGAGGGCACCCACGCTGAAGCAGCTGGAGGCCCAGCGGCAGGAGGCGAACGCAGCACGGCCCCAGTGCCCCGTGGGCCTCAGCACCCTGGCCTTCCCCAGTCCGGCCCGTGGCCGCACAGCACCCGACAAGCAGCAGCCCTGGGTCTACGTCCGTTGTGGCCACGTCCACGGCTACCACGGCTGGGGCTGCAGGAGAGAGCGGGGCCCCCAGGAGCGCGAGTGTCCTCTCTGTCGCCTCGTGGGACCCTATGTCCCCCTATGGCTCGGCCAGGAGGCCGGCCTCTGTCTGGACCCTGGACCACCCAGCCATGCCTTTGCACCCTGCGGCCATGTCTGCTCTGAGAAGACTGCCCGCTACTGGGCCCAGACACCACTGCCCCATGGCACCCATGCTTTCCATGCTGCCTGCCCCTTTTGTGGGGCCTGGCTCACCGGCGAGCATGGCTGCGTCCGCCTCATTTTCCAGGGGCCACTGGACTAG